Within Pseudomonas cichorii, the genomic segment CGTCGAGATCGAACCGACGCTGGAAAACATCGAGCGCGTGTTTCGGGAAGACGTTGCACCGCACGCCCCCGATGCACTGATCGCCATTGGTGGTGGCAGCGTGCTGGATGCGGCCAAGCTGTTCGCCGTGATGCTGACCAACGACACACCGCTCAAGGATCTGCTGGGCATCGACAAGGTCACGCACCCCGGCAAACCCATGGTGCTGGTGCCGACCACGTCGGGTACAGGCTCGGAAGTCACGCCCAACGCCATCGTCACCTTGCCCGATGAAGAATTGAAGATCGGCGTAGTGAGCCGCCATCTGCTGCCGACGCTGGTGGTGCTCGACCCGCTCTTGACCCTGAGCCTGCCACGCCCGATCACCGCCGCCACCGGGATGGATGCCTTCACCCACTCGCTGGAATCCTTCATTTCCACCAAGGCCAACCCCATCAGCGATGCCTTTGCGCTGGAATCCATGCGCCTGATTGCGGGGAGCATTGTCGAGTCCTATCAGCAACCGGAATCGATACGGGCACGCGGCGATATGCTGCTGGGCTCGATGTATGGCGGCCTGGCCCTGACCGCCGCCGGAACCGCAGCCGTGCATGCGCTGGCGTATCCACTGGGCGGCAAGTTCCACGTCACCCATGGCGTGGCCAACGCCATGCTGCTACCCCATGTCATGGCCTTCAACCTGGACAGTTGCGCCGAACGCCTCAAGCGCGCCGCGCTGACATGCGGTCTGGCCAGCCATGACGACAGCAACGAAGCCGCAGCCCACAAGTTGATCGAGCAGATTCGCCAGTGGACCCAAGTGCTGAACATTCCCCAGAACCTGCGTGATTTCGGCGTGGCTGAAGAGCATTTGCCGGACATGGCAGTAGCGGCCTCCAAAGTCACCCGCCTGATGACCAACAATCCCAAGGTCTTGAGCCTGGACGACATCCAGCAGTTGTACCGGTGCCTGCTGCCATGATTCGCGCCGACTTTCCCGGCCTGCTGATACTCGCTGACGATCTGTCGGGAGCCGCCGACTGTGCAGCGGACTTTGCAGCACGCATCGATACCCGCGTGGTGCTGAAGCATGCCGGCGCGCACGTGGCTGGCACGGGTGTCGTTGCAATCGACGTGGACTCCCGTCGCCTTGCACCTCTGCAAGCCGCCGAACAGCACCATGCCGTGCTGCGTCAGCAGCATGCGACGGCGATGGCGCTGTACAAGAAAATCGACTCGACCCTGCGCGGCAATGTCGCCAGCGAAATCGACGCGCTGCAATCGGTGCGCGGCATGGCACTGGTGGCGCCGGCCTTCCCGGACATGAAGCGCACCACCAGCCAGGGCGTGCAGTTGATCGATGGCGTGCCGGTGGATCAAAGCGATGTGTGGCGCAACGAGAACCTGCAAGGCACCAGCAACCTGCTGGAGCTGCTGCTCAAGCAGGGCTTGCGTACGCAATGGCTGGGCCTGGACGAGATCCGCGACAGTGATGCCCTGAAACAGGCCCTGCGCACAGCGCTGGAAAACGGCGTGCAGGCTCTGGTCTGCGATGCCGAGCTGGACAGCGACTTGCAAACGCTGGCTGAAGCCTCGGCCCCGTGGCATCAGGAACTGTTCTGGGTCGGTTCGGCAGGTCTTGCCCGGCATCTGCCTGAGGCATTGGGTCTGCCAGCGGCCAGTCCCATCAAGGTTTCGCCCTGCTCTCCCGTATTGACCGTGGTCGGCAGCATGTCCCAGCACTCCCAGTTACAGGCCGATACGCTGGCGCAATCCAGCCCGCAATACAGCCTGACGATTGCTCCGGGCACCTTGCTCGACAGCAGCGCCCAGACCGAACGCGATGCACTGCACCAACAGTTGAAAGACCAGTTGAGCGCCGGACATGACGTGCTGGTACGGCTGGATCAGCAACAACGCAACCCGACACACGCCGCAGCCTTGAGCAACGCACTGGCCAAGTGGCTGGCACCGGCCTTGCCCCATGCCGGTTCGCTGATCGCCACCGGTGGTGAAACCGCACGGGCGATTCTGGTGGAGGCCGGTATCGATCACATGATCCTGCTGGGCGAACTGGCCACCGGCGTCGTGCTGTCCCAGGCCCGACTTGGCCCACGCACTCTCAATGTAGTCACCAAGGCTGGCGGCTTTGGCGAACCCGACACCTTTCTCGCGGCCTGGCGACAGTTGCACGAACCGGCTCCGACCGGCACACCTTTCAAAGAGGAAGCTCCCTATGTCTGAACGTCCTGTCATTGGTATCACCATGGGCGACGCCGCCGGGGTGGGCCCTGAAATCATCATGAAAACCCTGACCCACGCCTCGGTATACGAAACCTGCCGTCCGCTGGTGATCGGCGACGCCAAGCGCCTTGAAGACGCCAGTCGGATCGTCGGCAGCAACCTGCGCGTCAACAGCATCAACAGCCCGGCGCAGGCGCGTTTTGCCCAGGGCGTGGTGGACTGCATCGATCTGGGCCTGATCCCCGCCGACCTGCCTTACGGCAAGTTGTCGCCCATCGCCGGTGATGCCGCCTTTCGCTATATCGAACGCACCGTGCAACTCACCGAAGCCGGTGAACTGGATGCCATCTGCACCGCACCGCTGAACAAGGAAGCGCTGCATGCGGGCGGGCATATCTTCCCCGGCCACACCGAAATGCTCGCGCACCTGCTGGGCGTGGAAGAAGTGTCGATGATGCTGATGACCCCCATTCTGCGGGTCATTCACGTCACCACCCACATCGGCATCATCGACGCCATCGCACGGATCGAACCGGGTCTGGTCAAGCGCACCATCGAACGCGCCCGGGAAACCCTAGTACGGGCCGGTATCGAAAACCCGCTGATCGCGGTGTGCGGCATCAACCCCCATGCCGGTGAAAACGGCCTGTTCGGTTACGGCGAAGAAGCCACCAAGATCCAGCCCGCCATCGACGAATTGCGCGCACGCGGCTGGCGTGTCGAAGGCCCGCTGCCGGCCGACACGCTGTTCTTCCGCGCCGGTCGCGGTGACTTCGATGCCGTGGTCGCTATGTATCACGATCAGGGCCATGGCCCGGTCAAGGTCATGGGGCTGGAAGCCGGCGTCAACGTCACCATCGGCCTGCCGGTGATCCGGACCTCGGTGGATCACGGCACCGCTTTCGACATCGCCGGCAAAGGCATTGCCGACGAGCGCAGCCTGATCGAAGCCCTGCGCCAGGCCGTGGAACTGGCCACCCGTAAACGCGACACCCGCAATTCCATCGCCGTCTGAGCAAAGACGTGCGGCACCCATAACGCGCCAAAAAAACAATAATGGAGCGATACCGATGGATACCTTCAACGCACAAGACACCTCGATCATCGTCGGCATGGTGATCGTCTACATCGCAATCACGACCTGGATGAGCATGCGCATGCGCAGCAAGACCAGCGAGCAATACATGGTCGCTGCCAGGACCATGCCTGCCATCATCGTCGGCATTCTGATGATGTCCGAATTCATCGGCGCCAAATCCACGGTCGGTACCGCACAGGCAGCCTTTGAAAGCGGCTTTGCTGCTTCATGGTCGGTGATTGCCGCCGCCATCGGCTTCCCGCTGTTCGGGCTGTTGATGGCCCGCAAGCTGTACAGCTCCGGAGAGTTCACCATCTCCGGCTTCATCGCCAAGAAATACGGCACGTCCACCAAGCTCGCGGTGTCGATCATCATGATCTACGCGCTGCTACTGGTGAACGTCGGCAACTATGTCAGCGGTGCAGCCGCCATCGCCACAGTGCTCAAGATCAACCTCACTACTGCGGCCTTCATCACCGCAATCATCAGCACCCTCTACTACGTGTTCGGCGGCCTCAAGAGCGTGGCCTACATGAGCATCCTGCACACCGCCGTGAAATACATCGGGGTGATGATCGTGCTGGGCGTGGCCTTGCACATGACCGGAGGTTTCACGCCGGTGATCCAGAACATGCCGGAGCACTACTTCACCTGGGACGGCACCATCGGCGGCTCGAAAATCATGGCGTGGATCATCGGGACCGTCGGTGCGATTTTCTCCACCCAGTTCATCATTCAGGCGATTTCTTCCACCCAGAACCCGGATGCCGCACGTCGCTCGACGTTCTATGCATCGCTGCTGTGCATTCCTATCGCGCTGGCGCTGGGCTTCATCGGGGTTGCTTCCAAATACCTGCACCCGGACATGAGCAGCCTCTACGCCCTGCCGGTATTCCTGCAATCGATGAGCCCGGTGATGGCAGGTATCGTCACCATTTCTCTGGTGGCTTCGATTTTCGTCAGCGTCAGCACCGTGGCCCTGGCCATTGCTTCGCTGGTGGTGCGCGACTTCTACGTGCCATGGCGCAAGCCCTCTGTGGACCAGGAGTTCAAGACCACACGCCTGATTGCTCTGGTGATCGGCTTCGTGCCCCTGTTCTTCGTGTTCTTCGTACCGGAAATCCTTAACCTGTCGTTCTTCACCCGCGCCCTGCGCCTGTCGATTGCAGTGGTTGCCATGGTCGCCATCTACCTGCCGTTCTTCGGCTCGGGCCGTGGTGCGACGCTGGGCCTGATCGCTTCGGCCATCACCACCAGCACCTGGTATCTGTTGAACAACCCATATGGCATCGACAACATGTACATCGCACTGGTGACACCGGCCATCGTGATTGCCATCGAACATCTGCTGCCTAAATCCGCTCAGGCCAAACGCCAAGACGCCGAGGTTTCCAATGCCAACCACTGACATTCGCCAGGACGCCTTCCTGCCGACACCCTACGCCCAGAACCATGCCGCCAACCTGCATGAACTGGCCGACGGTACGCTGCTCTGTACCTGGTTTGCCGGCACTCAGGAAGGCATGGCCGACATCTTTGTCCTGCTGTCGCGCCGCGACCCGCAAACCGGTGTGTGGGGCGAACCGCAAAAGCTGTCCGAAGACTCGACCCGTTCCGAGCAGAACCCGATCCTGTTCCAGGCGCCCAACGGGCCACTCTGGCTGATCTGGACCGCACAGGTTTCCGGCAATCAGGAGACGGCGATCATCCGCCGTCGCCTGTCGCTGGACCAGGGCAAGACCTGGGGCGCCATCGAAACGCTGTTCGACGAAGCCGGCACCTTCGTGCGCCAGCCCCCTGCCGTGCTGGACAACGGCGACTGGGTGCTGCCGGTCTGGTACTGCATCACAGGGCCGGGTGAAAAGTGGGTTGGCAACCATGACGTCAGCGCCGTGATGATCTCCAGCGACCAAGGCGTCACCTGGTCGCGTCATGACGTACCGGACAGCACCGGCAGCGTACACATGAACGTCCACCCGTTACCGGACGGCACGTTGCTCGGGCTGTTTCGCAGCCGCTGGGCGGACTTCATCTACAGCAGCCGCTCGAACGACCGTGGCCGGACCTGGAGCGCGCCGGTCCCGACCGAACTGCCCAATAACAATTCGTCGATCCAGTTCGTCAGACTGGCCACCGATGAACTGGCACTGGTCTACAACCCGGTCAGTGCCGAAGGTCACAGCCAGCGCCGTGCCTCGCTGTACGACGAGATCGAGGACGAGGGCGACGACCGGGTAACGCCGAGTGCCCGCAGCGATGGCAAGGCCGCCATCTGGGGCATTCCCCGTGCACCGATGAGCCTGGCCATTTCCCGCGACGGTGGCCATAGCTGGCCGACCCGCCTGGATATCGAACTGGGTGACGGTTTCTGCCTGACCAACAACTCACAGGAAAAACTCAACCGCGAGTTCTCCTATCCCAGCATCATCCAGGCCGCCGATGGTAGCCTGCATATCGCGTTCACTTACTTCCGGCAGAAGATCAAGCACGTGCATCTGCCGCTCAATGCCATTCGCTGAAAGTCCTGCGCCGGCCAGCGAGCAGGCGCACCTTCGGAAGCCCTGAATATGCCCGACCCGATAGAATCCGTACTTGTGACCGGCGCCAGCTCCGGCATCGGTCAGGCCATCGTCGTGCGCCTGCTTGAACAGGGTGTGCACGTCACCGGCCTGAGCCGTCGCGCGCCCGACCTGCAACACCCGAACTTCACCTGGATCGAATGCGACCTCAATGACTTCAGCGCTCTGGACAAGGCCCTGGAACAGACCGCGCAGATCGACGCACTGGTGCATGCCGCAGGCTTCATGCGCACTGCACCGCTGGGGCAACTGAACGATGCCGATGGCCAGGCCATGTGGCATCTGCATGTGGCCGCCGCCAGCCATATGGTCAATGCGCTTTACCCGCGACTCAAACCCGGCGCCCGTCTGGTCATGATCGGCAGTCGCACCATGCAGGGCGCCGCCGGTCGCAGCCAGTACGCCGCGACCAAGGCCGCGCTGCAAGGCATGGTCCGCTCATGGGCCATCGAACTGGCACCAAGGGGAATCACCGTCAATCTCATTGCCCCCGGAGCCACCGAAACCCCAATGCTGCTGGACCCGGCACGCAGCGCAACACCGCCCAACAAGCCGCCACTTGGCCGTTTTGTACAGCCCCACGAAATTGCCGGGCTGACGGCCTTCTTGCTCGGCCCGGACGCAGGCGCCATCACCGGTCAAAGCCTGGTGGTATGCGGCGGTGCGTCGTTGTAAGGTTGCACCTCGTTTTCCTGCGTTAGAAGAGCTTGAATGAAAGTCGCCAATCGTCGCCAATCGATACTCGAACTGGTTCTCTCCGGAAAATCCAACGTCGATGAACTGTGTGCCCAACTCGGCGTTTCGGAAGCCACCGTGCGGCGCGACCTGACAGCACTGGCCGAAGACGGCCTGATCATCCGCACCTACGGCGGTGCTGCGCACATTGGCCAGCGTGAACCGGAAACCACGATTGAAGAACGCAGCCGTCAGCACAGCCAGGAGAAGATGGACATCGCCCTGGCAGCGCTGGCGCATATCAACGATCACGACACCCTGTTCCTGGAAGGCGGCACCAGCACCAGCGCGCTGGCCCACGTTCTCACTCAGCGGCGTGGCCTGCATGTCATCACCAATAACCTGACGGCATTGAGCGATCTGGCGCTGATTCCCGAAGGCCGGGTCACGGTGCTGGGCGGCACGTTGCGCCCGTCCAGCATGTCGACTTATGGTGTGGCCGCACAGGCCGCGCTGGAACACCTGAGCGCCGACAAACTCTTTGTCAGCGCCGATGGTGTGGTGGCGGATCTGGGGTTATGCGAAGCCAGCGCCGAGCAGGCCTACCTCAAGGAAAACATGCTGGCCCGCGCCGCACAGATCTTCGTGCTGGCCGACTCCACCAAGCTGGGCCGCGCCCGCCAGCAGCACTGGACACCGCTGCGCCAGCCCTGGACGCTGATC encodes:
- a CDS encoding sialidase family protein, which codes for MPTTDIRQDAFLPTPYAQNHAANLHELADGTLLCTWFAGTQEGMADIFVLLSRRDPQTGVWGEPQKLSEDSTRSEQNPILFQAPNGPLWLIWTAQVSGNQETAIIRRRLSLDQGKTWGAIETLFDEAGTFVRQPPAVLDNGDWVLPVWYCITGPGEKWVGNHDVSAVMISSDQGVTWSRHDVPDSTGSVHMNVHPLPDGTLLGLFRSRWADFIYSSRSNDRGRTWSAPVPTELPNNNSSIQFVRLATDELALVYNPVSAEGHSQRRASLYDEIEDEGDDRVTPSARSDGKAAIWGIPRAPMSLAISRDGGHSWPTRLDIELGDGFCLTNNSQEKLNREFSYPSIIQAADGSLHIAFTYFRQKIKHVHLPLNAIR
- a CDS encoding SDR family NAD(P)-dependent oxidoreductase, encoding MPDPIESVLVTGASSGIGQAIVVRLLEQGVHVTGLSRRAPDLQHPNFTWIECDLNDFSALDKALEQTAQIDALVHAAGFMRTAPLGQLNDADGQAMWHLHVAAASHMVNALYPRLKPGARLVMIGSRTMQGAAGRSQYAATKAALQGMVRSWAIELAPRGITVNLIAPGATETPMLLDPARSATPPNKPPLGRFVQPHEIAGLTAFLLGPDAGAITGQSLVVCGGASL
- a CDS encoding sodium:solute symporter family protein, translating into MDTFNAQDTSIIVGMVIVYIAITTWMSMRMRSKTSEQYMVAARTMPAIIVGILMMSEFIGAKSTVGTAQAAFESGFAASWSVIAAAIGFPLFGLLMARKLYSSGEFTISGFIAKKYGTSTKLAVSIIMIYALLLVNVGNYVSGAAAIATVLKINLTTAAFITAIISTLYYVFGGLKSVAYMSILHTAVKYIGVMIVLGVALHMTGGFTPVIQNMPEHYFTWDGTIGGSKIMAWIIGTVGAIFSTQFIIQAISSTQNPDAARRSTFYASLLCIPIALALGFIGVASKYLHPDMSSLYALPVFLQSMSPVMAGIVTISLVASIFVSVSTVALAIASLVVRDFYVPWRKPSVDQEFKTTRLIALVIGFVPLFFVFFVPEILNLSFFTRALRLSIAVVAMVAIYLPFFGSGRGATLGLIASAITTSTWYLLNNPYGIDNMYIALVTPAIVIAIEHLLPKSAQAKRQDAEVSNANH
- a CDS encoding DeoR/GlpR family DNA-binding transcription regulator produces the protein MKVANRRQSILELVLSGKSNVDELCAQLGVSEATVRRDLTALAEDGLIIRTYGGAAHIGQREPETTIEERSRQHSQEKMDIALAALAHINDHDTLFLEGGTSTSALAHVLTQRRGLHVITNNLTALSDLALIPEGRVTVLGGTLRPSSMSTYGVAAQAALEHLSADKLFVSADGVVADLGLCEASAEQAYLKENMLARAAQIFVLADSTKLGRARQQHWTPLRQPWTLITNPVDDESLLAPFMARKSIHVEIAYPQKA
- a CDS encoding four-carbon acid sugar kinase family protein: MIRADFPGLLILADDLSGAADCAADFAARIDTRVVLKHAGAHVAGTGVVAIDVDSRRLAPLQAAEQHHAVLRQQHATAMALYKKIDSTLRGNVASEIDALQSVRGMALVAPAFPDMKRTTSQGVQLIDGVPVDQSDVWRNENLQGTSNLLELLLKQGLRTQWLGLDEIRDSDALKQALRTALENGVQALVCDAELDSDLQTLAEASAPWHQELFWVGSAGLARHLPEALGLPAASPIKVSPCSPVLTVVGSMSQHSQLQADTLAQSSPQYSLTIAPGTLLDSSAQTERDALHQQLKDQLSAGHDVLVRLDQQQRNPTHAAALSNALAKWLAPALPHAGSLIATGGETARAILVEAGIDHMILLGELATGVVLSQARLGPRTLNVVTKAGGFGEPDTFLAAWRQLHEPAPTGTPFKEEAPYV
- a CDS encoding iron-containing alcohol dehydrogenase translates to MSATYHFQTVKHVVHGPGSLDLLTEKLPLLDVPVKTVVLVTQNAMHNLGVTQRITEQIKARNIAVHMLDNVEIEPTLENIERVFREDVAPHAPDALIAIGGGSVLDAAKLFAVMLTNDTPLKDLLGIDKVTHPGKPMVLVPTTSGTGSEVTPNAIVTLPDEELKIGVVSRHLLPTLVVLDPLLTLSLPRPITAATGMDAFTHSLESFISTKANPISDAFALESMRLIAGSIVESYQQPESIRARGDMLLGSMYGGLALTAAGTAAVHALAYPLGGKFHVTHGVANAMLLPHVMAFNLDSCAERLKRAALTCGLASHDDSNEAAAHKLIEQIRQWTQVLNIPQNLRDFGVAEEHLPDMAVAASKVTRLMTNNPKVLSLDDIQQLYRCLLP
- the pdxA gene encoding 4-hydroxythreonine-4-phosphate dehydrogenase PdxA — translated: MSERPVIGITMGDAAGVGPEIIMKTLTHASVYETCRPLVIGDAKRLEDASRIVGSNLRVNSINSPAQARFAQGVVDCIDLGLIPADLPYGKLSPIAGDAAFRYIERTVQLTEAGELDAICTAPLNKEALHAGGHIFPGHTEMLAHLLGVEEVSMMLMTPILRVIHVTTHIGIIDAIARIEPGLVKRTIERARETLVRAGIENPLIAVCGINPHAGENGLFGYGEEATKIQPAIDELRARGWRVEGPLPADTLFFRAGRGDFDAVVAMYHDQGHGPVKVMGLEAGVNVTIGLPVIRTSVDHGTAFDIAGKGIADERSLIEALRQAVELATRKRDTRNSIAV